From the Chitinivorax sp. B genome, the window TGAAAATCAAGAAAATCGAGCGTGAACCGTTGAACTCGGGAGGACTGAGCTTTTATTTGATTAAACAAGGAGTAAAGTTCGATCCCGCCCTGCCTTCCCCCAGGCCCGGTATAACAGGCTTTTGAGGTTCAATACGCGCCAACATCACCGGGAATTCACTGAAGTTTGATGAAATTCGGTCTGACTCTGATTCATACAGAGCTTCCGCATGTAAACATTTTATTCAAAAAATATAATCTTCATAACACATGATTACAGTCAGTTGCCTCGCCACACTGCGGTCACTACGTAGCCATCACCCAAATCATATTTGAAGAAAAAACGCTGCACCCATACAAAAGGCCCCAGCGTGAAGCGATTAAAAATGAATCCCAATTTACTTGTTAAACTATGTCGCTCAACACCACTCTTAATACTACGCTCTACTTGGTTTCCTACATCTTCTGCAACCACATGTTTTTTCAAAATTTTCACTGCAAACCAACGACCAATATTTCCCAAAGGGAAACCATAATTACATACGCTTACATCATCAAATCCAATTCTTACCAATAATTTTACCAGCTCACTTTTTTCATATCTTCTAACATGTCCAACGAACAAATCATCAGGACCAAACTTCCTCATGTGCGCAGGAACCGATAAAACTAGAAACCCTTCTTTTTTAAGGTACTTTGACCATTCTTTTAACACTAATTCATCTTGTTCAATATGCTCCAGAACTTCAAACGCAAATAAATAATCAAAATCTCTGTCAATGACTTTTTCTAATCTCTCAACAACAGTCACTTTTTGTGGATACTTCTCAAAACGAGAAGACAATAAAT encodes:
- a CDS encoding class I SAM-dependent methyltransferase, coding for MTNWKRTPKHLLRMACIRYATRNFLPGRFIEMGAGTGDITEYFVKNGFHGVCHDIGETSLNLLSSRFEKYPQKVTVVERLEKVIDRDFDYLFAFEVLEHIEQDELVLKEWSKYLKKEGFLVLSVPAHMRKFGPDDLFVGHVRRYEKSELVKLLVRIGFDDVSVCNYGFPLGNIGRWFAVKILKKHVVAEDVGNQVERSIKSGVERHSLTSKLGFIFNRFTLGPFVWVQRFFFKYDLGDGYVVTAVWRGN